ATCGCCGCCGACCTCGGCCTCGCGGCTCGCCGGACTGTACGCTGCGTCGAACCGCATCCCGTCAGCCTCGATCAGCGCTTCGGGAAGCATGGCGCGCTGCAAGCGGTCGGAGACGCGATGATGATGCGCGAGCTGGGTCGCCTGTCCGATCGCGGTCGCGAGAATGCTCGCAACCGCCTCCGCGGTCGCGGGCGTGATCTTGGTCGGGGCGCTGCGCCCGTTGCTGCCCAAAACGACGCTCCCGATCGCGATTCCGTCGACCAGAAGCGGATGCTGCAGCAAAGCGGTCACGCCGGCTTCGCGCGCTCGCTCCGCATAGAGATCGTCGAGCGCAGCCTCACTCAAGCTAGCGTATTGTTCCTCGGCGCGCGCGCAAAATACGATCGGCGCTCCCGGCGAATCGCGCAGGTAGACGGCGCAAAGATCAGCGAACGCATTCGTACACAGCCGTGCGACCTGCTCGACAATCGTGACGCGCGGTATCGGCGAAGCGCGAGACCGCGTGTCTAGTTGCTCAAGGCCATCAATCATGGTCCCTCGATCATCGTGCCCCGTCTGTGTGCAGAGTAAACAACCGGCGTCTTCATTAGTTTGGCCCGCGATTTCGCGGGTAAGAGCTTCCTTACTAGCTCACCCCTGAGGGCGATTTCGCATGTCATCGACCGTCACACAAGAGTTCCCCGGCTCCCCATCGCCGGATTCCGGCCGGCTTCACCAGCCGGTTCTGCTGGCCGCCGTTCGGGCGTTTCGCGACGGCAACTTTCGGGTGCGTCTCCCGAACGACCTCGTCGGCATCGACGGCGAAATCGCCGAGGCTCTCAACGCCTGCATCGAGCACAACCAGAAGATCAACGCCGAGTTCGCCCGCATCAGCGAAGCGGTCGGACGCGAGGGCTCGATTACCAAGCGTGCAAGCGCCGAGGGGATGCGCGCCGAGTGGCGCGAGGGCATCGAGTCGGTCAACAAGCTGATCGACGATCTTGTCTTCCCGATGTCGGAGGCCGGTCGCGTGCTCGGCGCAGTGGCCAACGGCGATCTCTCGCAGCGGATGCCGCTCGAGACCGATAGCCACCCGCTCAAGGGCGAGTTCCTTCGTTCGAGCCGCACGATCAACAAAATGGTCGATCGTCTCAACGCGTTCGCCTCCGAGGTGACGCGCGTGGCGCGTGAAGTCGGCTCCGAAGGAAAACTCGGCGGACAGGCGTTCGTCAAAGGCGTAGCGGGCACGTGGAAAGACCTCACCGACTCGGTGAACACGATGGCCGGCAACCTGACCGCGCAGGTTCGCAACATCGCGGACGTGACCACCGCGGTCGCGAACGGCGATCTCTCGAAGAAAATCACGGTCGAGGCGCGCGGCGAAATTCGTGAACTCAAAGGCACGATCAACACGATGGTCGACCAGCTGAACGCGTTCGCCTCGGAAGTCACCCGCGTCGCGCGCGAGGTCGGTTCGGAAGGCATCCTCGGCGGTCAGGCGCAGGTGACGGGCGTCGGCGGTACGTGGAAAGATCTCACCGACTCGGTGAACACGATGGCCGGTAACCTCACCGCGCAGGTCCGAAACATCGCGAACGTCACGACCGCCGTGGCGCGCGGCGATCTTTCGAAGAAAATCACCGTCGAGGTGCGGGGCGAAATCGCGGAGCTCAAGGACACGATCAACGTCATGGTCGATCAGCTCAACGCCTTTGCCTCGGAAGTCACGCGCGTCGCCCGCGAAGTCGGATCCGAAGGAAAACTCGGCGGACAAGCCGCGGTCGAAGGCGTCGCCGGTACGTGGAAAGACCTCACCGACTCGGTGAACACCATGGCCGGTAACCTCACCGCGCAAGTCCGCAACATCGCCGACGTCACGACGGCCGTCGCCAACGGCGACCTCTCGAAGAAGATCACCGTCGACGTGCGGGGCGAGATTCTCGACCTCAAACGCACGGTCAACACGATGGTCGACCAGCTCAACGCCTTCGCTTCGGAAGTCACGCGCGTCGCGCGCGAAGTCGGTTCCGAAGGGAAGCTCGGCGGACAGGCCGAGGTGCAAGGCGTCGCCGGGACGTGGAAAGATCTCACCGACTCGGTCAACACGATGGCTTCGAACCTCACCGCCCAGGTGCGTAACATCGCCGAAGTGACGACCGCCGTCGCAAGCGGCGACCTATCGAAGAAAATAACCGTCGACGTGCGCGGTGAGATTCTCGATCTCAAGCGCACGATGAACACGATGGTCGACCAGCTCAACGCGTTCGCTTCCGAAGTAACCCGCGTCGCGCGCGAAGTCGGCTCCGAAGGGATTCTCGGCGGACAGGCTGACGTGCGCGGCGTTTCGGGCACGTGGAAAGACCTCACCGATTCCGTCAACGTCATGGCCTCGAACCTCACCTCGCAGGTGCGCAACATCGCCAACGTGACCACCGCCGTTGCCAACGGCGATCTTTCGAAGAAGATCACGGTCGACGTACGTGGCGAAATTCTCGAGCTCAAGGACACCATCAACACGATGGTCGATCAGCTCAACGGTTTCGCTTCCGAAGTGACGCGCGTCGCGCGTGAAGTGGGTTCGGAAGGCATCCTCGGCGGTCAAGCGCAGGTGGCCGGCGTTTCGGGAACGTGGAAGGACCTCACCGATTCGGTGAATTTCATGGCTTCGAACCTCACGTCACAAGTGCGTAATATTGCCGACGTGACCACTGCCGTTGCCAACGGCGACCTTTCGAAGAAGATCACCGTGCAAGTTCGCGGCGAGATCCTCGAACTCAAAGACACGATCAACATCATGGTCGACCAGCTCAACGCCTTTGCGTCCGAAGTGACGCGCGTTGCGCGCGAAGTCGGGTCGGAAGGCAAACTCGGCGGCCAGGCCGACGTCAAAGGCGTCTCCGGAACATGGAAAGACCTCACCGACTCGGTGAACTTCATGGCGTCGAACCTCACCTCGCAGGTGCGCAACATCGCCGACGTTACGACCGCCGTCGCCAACGGCGATCTTTCGCGAAAGATCACCGTCGACGTGCGCGGCGAAATCGCCGAACTGAAGAATACGATCAACACGATGGTCGACCAGCTCAACGGTTTCGCATCCGAAGTCACGCGCGTCGCGCGTGAGGTCGGCTCCGAAGGCAAACTCGGCGGCCAGGCGCAGGTGCAGGGCGTGTCCGGCACCTGGAAAGACTTGACTGATTCGGTCAACATCATGGCCTCGAACCTTACGTCACAAGTGCGTAACATTGCAGACGTGACGACTGCCGTTGCCAACGGCGACCTCTCCAAGAAGATCACCGTCGACGTACGCGGCGAAATCGCGGAACTCAAAAACACGATCAACACGATGGTCGACCAGCTCAACGCGTTCGCCGGTGAAGTGACGCGCGTCGCGCGTGAAGTCGGCTCCGACGGTATCCTGGGCGGCCAGGCGCGCGTTCAGGGCGTCAGCGGCACGTGGAAAGATCTCACCGATTCGGTGAACTTCATGGCCTCGAACCTGACCTCGCAGGTGCGTAACATCGCCAAGGTCACCACCGCCGTTGCCAACGGCGACCTCTCGAAGAAGATCACCGTCGACGTGCGCGGCGAAATTCTCGAGCTCAAAGACACGATCAACGTCATGGTCGACCAGCTCAACGCGTTCGCCTCCGAGGTGACGCGCGTTGCGCGGGAAGTCGGTTCGGAGGGCGTGCTCGGCGGTCAGGCGCACGTTCAAGGCGTCTCGGGCGTGTGGAAAGACCTTACCGACAACGTCAACTCGATGGCCGCCAACTTGACGAACCAGGTCCGCGGAATCGCGCAGGTCGTTACCGGTGTCGCCAACGGGGACCTCAAGCGCAAACTGACGCTGCAAGCGCGCGGTGAAATCGCGCAGCTCGCCGAGACGATCAACGGGATGATCGACACGCTGGCGAT
The Candidatus Baltobacteraceae bacterium genome window above contains:
- a CDS encoding HAMP domain-containing protein, with the translated sequence MSSTVTQEFPGSPSPDSGRLHQPVLLAAVRAFRDGNFRVRLPNDLVGIDGEIAEALNACIEHNQKINAEFARISEAVGREGSITKRASAEGMRAEWREGIESVNKLIDDLVFPMSEAGRVLGAVANGDLSQRMPLETDSHPLKGEFLRSSRTINKMVDRLNAFASEVTRVAREVGSEGKLGGQAFVKGVAGTWKDLTDSVNTMAGNLTAQVRNIADVTTAVANGDLSKKITVEARGEIRELKGTINTMVDQLNAFASEVTRVAREVGSEGILGGQAQVTGVGGTWKDLTDSVNTMAGNLTAQVRNIANVTTAVARGDLSKKITVEVRGEIAELKDTINVMVDQLNAFASEVTRVAREVGSEGKLGGQAAVEGVAGTWKDLTDSVNTMAGNLTAQVRNIADVTTAVANGDLSKKITVDVRGEILDLKRTVNTMVDQLNAFASEVTRVAREVGSEGKLGGQAEVQGVAGTWKDLTDSVNTMASNLTAQVRNIAEVTTAVASGDLSKKITVDVRGEILDLKRTMNTMVDQLNAFASEVTRVAREVGSEGILGGQADVRGVSGTWKDLTDSVNVMASNLTSQVRNIANVTTAVANGDLSKKITVDVRGEILELKDTINTMVDQLNGFASEVTRVAREVGSEGILGGQAQVAGVSGTWKDLTDSVNFMASNLTSQVRNIADVTTAVANGDLSKKITVQVRGEILELKDTINIMVDQLNAFASEVTRVAREVGSEGKLGGQADVKGVSGTWKDLTDSVNFMASNLTSQVRNIADVTTAVANGDLSRKITVDVRGEIAELKNTINTMVDQLNGFASEVTRVAREVGSEGKLGGQAQVQGVSGTWKDLTDSVNIMASNLTSQVRNIADVTTAVANGDLSKKITVDVRGEIAELKNTINTMVDQLNAFAGEVTRVAREVGSDGILGGQARVQGVSGTWKDLTDSVNFMASNLTSQVRNIAKVTTAVANGDLSKKITVDVRGEILELKDTINVMVDQLNAFASEVTRVAREVGSEGVLGGQAHVQGVSGVWKDLTDNVNSMAANLTNQVRGIAQVVTGVANGDLKRKLTLQARGEIAQLAETINGMIDTLAIFADQVTTVAREVGFDGRLGGQANVPGAAGLWRDLTDNVNQLAAQLTNQIRAISEVATTVTKGDLSRTIEIEARGEVGELTRNVNEMIQNLRDTTRKGTEQDWYKTNLARFTSMLQGQRDITAVTRLIMSELVPLVNAQTGAFYVSDMLEGELVLSLIASYALPRERAGETISFGEGLVGQCAIEKQRILLTEVPKSYMRVSSGLGEVEALSLVVLPVTFEGEIKAVIELASLGRFSEIHLLFLDQLMQSIGVMLNTITASMRTEELLKQSQSLTAELQSQQLELTQTNDELEEKARLLQERNAEVERRTREIEEARTELERKAEQLSLTSKYKSQFLANMSHELRTPLNSLLILSKQLAENPEGNMSAQQVEFAQTIRGAGHDLLTLINDILDLSKIESGTTSVDIAETRITDLCDDVERTFRGVAQERGLAFRISVDEAMPSVLETDNTRLMQILKNLLSNAFKFTAHGSVELHLARVERPGYDGVVAPYIAFAVVDTGIGIQPDKHNVIFE